Genomic segment of Mycolicibacterium sarraceniae:
GCTCACTCAATCGGATTACCGGCTTCATCCCAATGCGCCGCGACCTTCTTGCTCGGCTGCACGCGCGGCGGCTCGCCAGGCATCTTGGGATAGCTCGGTTCTCCGGGTAGGGCAGGTCGCCGAGGCCGCGCTCTTCGTCGGCGGCCGCCATCGCCAGCAGCGGATCGATCGAGTACGCAACCGAATCCAGGTCAGCCATCGGGTCGCCGCGCTTGGCGATCAGCGCGGGCACGGTGGCGATGGTGAAATCATCGGGCTCGGCGTCGGCCAACTCCTGCCACGTCAGCGGCGTGGAGACGGTGGCGATCGGGGTGGCCCGCACCGAGTACGCACTCGCGAACGTCCGGTCGCGGGCGTTCTGGTTGTAATCGATGAACACCCGCTGGCCGCGTTCCTCTTTCCACCACGAGGTGGTCACCAAATCGGGTGCCCGGCGTTCTAATTCGCGCGCTAAGGCAATCCCAGCCCGGCGCACCGCGACGAAATCCCAGTCCGGACGGATGCGCACGAAGACGTGCAACCCGCGTCCCCCGGAGGTCTTCGGATAGCCAATCAGCCCGAGCGCGTCGAGCACCGGCTTGAGGATGTCGATGGCGATGGTGCGCGCTTCGGCGAAACCGGTACCGGGTTGCGGGTCGAGATCGACTCGCAACTCGTCGGGGTGCTCAGTGTCGGGGCAGCGAACCTGCCACGGGTGCAACGTGATTGTGCCCATCTGGGCGGCCCACACGATCGCCGACGGGTGGGTGACATTCAGTGCGTCGGCAGTGCGCCCGGACGGGAACGTGACTCGGCAGGTCTGCAGATATTCGGGGCGCTTCTCGGGCACCCGCTTCTGGTAGATCTCCTCCTCTTCGATGCCGTCGGGGAAGCGCTGTAGATGCGTCGGCCGGTCGCGCAGCGCCGCAAGCAGTTGCCCGCCGGTCGCCACCGTCTGGTAATACTCGACCAGATTGCCCTTGGTGCCCTTCGACCCCAGTTGGGGGAAGTAGACCTTGTCGGGGCTGGTGAGGCGAACGGCGACACCGTCGACGTCGATCTCTTCCGCCTTGGCCACGTGTTTCAACTTACCGGCGCGCAGCCGCCACGGACGAGACGAGAATGAATCGATGCAGCTGCCCGTGGATCCCCCGGTGTCGCCGATGCTCGCCAAGTCGGTGCCCACCATCCCGCCCGGCGCCTCCTACGAACCGAAATGGGACGGGTTCCGGTCGGTCTGCTTCCGCGACGGTGACGAGTTGGTCCTCGGCAGCCGCAACGAAAAGCCGCTGACACGGTACTTCCCCGAACTGGTCGACGCCGCGCTGGCCGAACTCCCCCAGCGCTGCGTGATCGACGGCGAGATCGTCATCGCCACCGGGGCTGGCCTGGACTTCGACGCCCTACAGCAGCGCATCCACCCCGCCGATTCGCGGGTACGCATGCTTGCCGAGAAGACGCCCGCGCAGTTCGTGGCCTTCGATCTGCTCGCCCTCGGCGACGACGACTACACCGGCCTGCCGTTCAGCGAGCGGCGAGCCGCCCTGGTGCGGGCCCTGGCCGATGCCGGCCCGTCGTTTCACGTCACACCGGCCACCACCGACCCGGAGACCGCCCAGCGCTGGTTCTCCGAATTCGAGGGGGCCGGGCTCGACGGCGTGATCGCCAAACCGCTCACGATCACCTACCAACCCGACAAGCGGGTGATGTTCAAGGTGAAACACCAGCGGACCGCCGATTGTGTGGTGGCGGGCTACCGGGTGCACAAGTCGAGCGAAGACGCGATCGGTTCGCTGCTCCTCGGGCTCTTTCAGGACGACG
This window contains:
- a CDS encoding ATP-dependent DNA ligase gives rise to the protein MQLPVDPPVSPMLAKSVPTIPPGASYEPKWDGFRSVCFRDGDELVLGSRNEKPLTRYFPELVDAALAELPQRCVIDGEIVIATGAGLDFDALQQRIHPADSRVRMLAEKTPAQFVAFDLLALGDDDYTGLPFSERRAALVRALADAGPSFHVTPATTDPETAQRWFSEFEGAGLDGVIAKPLTITYQPDKRVMFKVKHQRTADCVVAGYRVHKSSEDAIGSLLLGLFQDDGILASVGVIGAFPMAQRRRLFTELQPLVTEFEGHPWNWAAHEAAERTPHKNAGSRWNAGKDLSFVPLRPERVVEVRYDRMEGERFRHTAQFNRWRPDRDPRSCTYEQLERPLTFSLGDIIPGLQAG